One region of Rhodohalobacter mucosus genomic DNA includes:
- a CDS encoding alpha/beta fold hydrolase: protein MLYTKSFYNSPDKDWVVFIHGAGGSSNIWYRQLKAFQDEFNVLLVDLRGHGRSKEMSTLKKYYKERYSFRTVSKDVLESIHKNSISKAHFVGVSLGTIIIRTIAEMEPDVVQSAIMCGAITRLDIRSRILVWLGHTFKKVVPFMWLYKLFAWIIMPKKNHEESRILFVQEAKNLARKEFLKWFRLTYEVNPLLQYFKETEMDAPTLYIMGEEDHMFLPPVKKMVERFERSYLEVVENSGHVVNIDKPEQFNALSLAFLKKQSASEGMTAETP, encoded by the coding sequence ATGCTCTACACCAAATCATTTTATAATTCTCCTGATAAGGACTGGGTGGTTTTTATTCATGGCGCAGGTGGCTCTTCAAACATATGGTACAGGCAGCTTAAGGCGTTTCAGGATGAATTTAATGTGCTGCTTGTTGATTTACGCGGTCATGGAAGGTCGAAAGAGATGAGTACGCTGAAAAAATATTACAAAGAGCGTTATTCATTCAGAACCGTCAGCAAAGATGTTCTGGAATCGATCCATAAAAACAGTATATCGAAAGCGCATTTTGTTGGTGTATCACTCGGAACCATTATTATTCGAACCATTGCCGAGATGGAACCGGATGTAGTTCAATCTGCCATTATGTGCGGTGCGATCACAAGACTTGATATCCGAAGCCGTATCCTGGTTTGGCTAGGTCACACGTTCAAAAAAGTGGTTCCTTTCATGTGGCTCTATAAGCTGTTTGCATGGATTATCATGCCAAAGAAAAACCACGAAGAATCCCGAATACTCTTTGTTCAGGAGGCAAAAAATCTGGCCAGGAAAGAGTTCCTCAAGTGGTTCAGGTTAACCTATGAAGTGAATCCCTTGCTTCAATATTTTAAGGAAACTGAGATGGATGCTCCCACCCTTTATATTATGGGCGAGGAGGATCATATGTTCTTGCCTCCCGTCAAAAAAATGGTAGAGAGGTTCGAGAGAAGCTACCTGGAAGTGGTAGAGAATAGCGGACACGTTGTAAATATTGATAAGCCGGAACAATTCAATGCATTGTCCCTGGCATTTCTTAAAAAGCAGTCAGCTTCTGAAGGGATGACTGCAGAGACTCCCTGA
- a CDS encoding type II and III secretion system protein, translating into MKFLTAIILLVFAFGDLAYVQAQDRIPREFSDPDQIISFDRRTSFVEAVEILNRFAQDYDNRFIIDRTGYEGEIGVSLPPMHWRDALDYILRVQNFVALESPDVFELVTAEQARQMRTTDSSQPQQAAQAGEDELIIDTNTREVRINATFFEGSRRALREIGVDWSTLTSNTPTNIGDFTSDDGSEQIPSTNFTGSFVNVNSRGAQNVSQNAFNALVNFGDVGGIEVQALFSAFEADNLGKILATPSIKVMNGQEGFIQVGQDFSIKQRDFAGNVTDQFFSTGTILTVTPQIVEVGDTTMIYLDIQAERSSAQPDPVSTVINKQEANTHALLLDGESTVMAGLYRTEESEVRRGIPILKDLPVWFLGLRYLFGYNSTDVQENELIVLLQAELEKPIAERVKNAYQSQRELLEEKQERHRNNLDRVVDNPLMSNEEQAEITETDTSEAQPDTVTVVEEETIMETEPVEEEPVPVEEEVEETDMKEWQEVEVITETEEDTSDAPAEWREVEMTNVNGENGEYDHLDFYVIGGSFLNRNNADRLYESFKDEGLDAHMLHVDATGYYFVAYKGFETAEDAMPYLLDIQENRQSEAWLSRVIRETRLDLNGD; encoded by the coding sequence ATGAAATTTCTGACGGCAATCATACTACTCGTTTTTGCATTCGGTGACCTGGCGTACGTCCAGGCCCAGGACAGAATTCCGAGAGAATTCTCCGATCCGGATCAAATCATCTCCTTCGATCGCAGAACCTCCTTCGTGGAAGCTGTTGAAATATTAAACCGCTTCGCTCAGGACTACGACAATCGGTTTATCATTGACAGAACCGGTTACGAGGGAGAGATCGGTGTATCACTTCCGCCCATGCACTGGAGGGATGCGCTGGATTATATTCTGAGGGTACAAAATTTTGTGGCCCTCGAATCACCGGATGTTTTTGAGTTGGTTACGGCTGAACAGGCGCGGCAGATGCGAACAACAGATTCATCCCAGCCCCAGCAAGCTGCACAGGCGGGTGAAGATGAACTGATAATCGATACCAATACGCGTGAAGTGCGCATTAATGCCACATTCTTTGAAGGCAGCCGCAGAGCTCTGCGTGAAATCGGTGTTGACTGGTCAACCCTTACTTCTAATACACCTACAAACATAGGAGATTTCACCAGTGATGATGGAAGTGAACAGATACCATCTACTAATTTTACCGGAAGTTTTGTAAACGTTAATTCCCGGGGAGCTCAAAATGTTTCTCAGAATGCATTTAATGCGCTGGTTAACTTTGGTGACGTGGGTGGAATAGAAGTCCAGGCACTGTTCAGCGCTTTCGAAGCTGATAATCTGGGTAAAATACTGGCAACTCCGTCAATTAAAGTGATGAACGGACAGGAAGGTTTTATTCAGGTAGGGCAGGATTTTTCCATTAAGCAACGTGACTTTGCCGGAAACGTAACGGACCAGTTTTTCAGTACGGGTACCATTCTGACGGTTACTCCACAAATTGTAGAAGTGGGCGATACAACGATGATCTATCTTGACATTCAGGCCGAGCGATCATCCGCACAACCAGACCCGGTTAGTACAGTTATCAATAAACAGGAAGCCAACACACACGCTCTTCTGTTGGACGGTGAAAGTACAGTCATGGCAGGCCTATATAGAACCGAGGAGTCTGAAGTGCGTCGTGGAATCCCAATCCTCAAGGACTTACCGGTATGGTTTCTTGGTCTTCGTTATCTGTTTGGCTACAATTCCACGGATGTTCAGGAGAATGAACTGATAGTTCTGCTGCAGGCAGAGCTTGAAAAACCAATAGCCGAAAGAGTCAAAAATGCCTATCAAAGCCAGCGTGAGCTACTGGAAGAGAAACAGGAAAGGCACAGAAATAACCTCGACAGGGTAGTTGACAATCCACTGATGTCTAATGAGGAACAGGCCGAAATCACAGAGACTGATACATCTGAAGCTCAACCTGACACAGTTACCGTTGTTGAGGAAGAGACAATCATGGAAACTGAACCTGTTGAAGAAGAACCCGTTCCTGTAGAGGAGGAAGTTGAAGAAACCGATATGAAGGAGTGGCAGGAAGTTGAGGTAATAACCGAGACTGAAGAGGATACCTCGGATGCTCCTGCTGAATGGCGCGAAGTGGAAATGACAAACGTAAACGGTGAAAACGGTGAATACGATCACCTCGACTTTTACGTAATTGGAGGCTCATTTCTGAACAGAAACAACGCGGATCGTCTCTATGAATCATTTAAAGATGAGGGACTTGATGCCCATATGCTTCATGTGGATGCCACAGGATACTATTTTGTAGCATACAAAGGGTTCGAAACCGCTGAAGACGCCATGCCGTACCTGCTCGATATTCAGGAAAACAGGCAGTCAGAAGCATGGTTAAGCCGGGTAATCCGCGAAACAAGGCTTGATCTTAACGGCGACTAA
- the pilO gene encoding type 4a pilus biogenesis protein PilO: MSYAIRNTLILLFVVLVIYGGGYAYMHFVQKPQIEELESEKSSLETQYAQDSQTADMLPSLRIQYEESQAFIDNYDKTIFPNNNPDEVFRFLTQLNRQAGLTFNYVFQDSTITEDYGIIRSEITGTGPYRGFMRFVNAIEHSEPVQKISNVSISPLGLEEGYQNVSFVFQIQSNYDSQNLFNTQRLPDTATGALASSHNPFFPIIRNVEPNTDNLPNVDNSTLIGITPVAVYLRDQNGEMITLREGDRVYLGRLESINTREGRVTFRLNRGGIIDVVTLEVQR, encoded by the coding sequence ATGTCATACGCAATTCGAAATACACTGATACTGCTTTTTGTGGTCCTTGTGATTTATGGAGGAGGATATGCGTACATGCATTTCGTTCAAAAACCACAAATCGAGGAATTGGAGTCTGAGAAGTCTAGCCTCGAGACACAGTATGCTCAGGATAGTCAGACCGCAGATATGCTTCCTTCTCTTCGGATTCAATATGAGGAATCGCAGGCATTCATTGATAACTACGACAAGACCATATTTCCGAACAACAATCCCGATGAAGTATTCAGATTTCTGACTCAGCTGAATCGTCAGGCCGGGCTAACATTCAACTATGTATTTCAGGATTCGACCATTACGGAAGACTATGGCATCATACGATCTGAAATTACAGGTACCGGGCCTTATCGCGGGTTTATGCGTTTTGTGAACGCTATTGAGCATAGTGAACCTGTTCAGAAAATAAGTAACGTCTCTATTAGTCCGCTGGGGCTCGAGGAGGGTTACCAGAATGTCAGCTTTGTATTTCAGATACAGAGTAATTACGACAGTCAGAATCTTTTCAATACGCAGCGTCTCCCCGATACGGCAACCGGTGCGCTTGCATCATCCCATAATCCATTTTTCCCGATCATCAGAAATGTTGAGCCAAATACAGACAATTTACCAAATGTGGACAACAGTACTCTGATAGGTATCACACCGGTAGCTGTATATCTTCGTGACCAAAATGGTGAGATGATAACGCTTCGTGAAGGTGACAGGGTATACCTGGGACGACTCGAGTCTATCAATACACGGGAAGGTAGAGTAACATTCAGACTAAACAGAGGTGGAATCATTGATGTGGTTACACTGGAGGTTCAACGATGA
- a CDS encoding PilN domain-containing protein: MFKPREYIGISLEGEFLKIARVKPSKNGLELVRLDKLKLVEPLQTESKPVFEQEKTEDSDVFSEDVFSEEDPDAIFGLDDDDDEDDSNDLAELDLSDIEDSVDDFDEPDLVKEAGTARSNQEMLAQYLDDFSKSKIMMALNIENGNTIFQIIRNANYNDLKKKDIEQNVQEKLQAIYGSTPQSDYYDYLIRNDGTLVIASIDEESHALQLVNQTKEMFDRNYYITDVIPDESAMLGLYRNHYEDNQEQITGLIQFGPKKCRMIFTQGHEVLQVSPVINEGTESKNFLNTIFSKILFQLDTGDIPGVDRLLIFNNTVGEKATDFFRQNFPDLICEEFKFDPDKMLIGESMKETVSAFSTAIGIASLSANGGRDKYPPLSFLPKYVSEHQKVFQLQWHGIALLILIGVSPIILNHFYQQNQSQIEQLQTDNTRIQSSIEELAPFVEESEMLSAQIADLSGQLTLLTELSRDNIRWTVTLDRFNQAVEQVGGMWINSVRQNDDVLMVDGYSLTRERIPMLANQFPEVTLLSVRREQIREREVFYFNMMIRSVIADESEFTPESARQIDEMLNLGE; encoded by the coding sequence ATGTTTAAACCACGCGAATATATAGGGATCAGTCTTGAGGGCGAATTTTTGAAAATCGCCAGGGTAAAACCTTCAAAGAATGGATTAGAGCTCGTTCGTCTCGACAAGCTGAAGCTGGTGGAACCGCTGCAAACGGAATCAAAGCCGGTATTCGAGCAGGAGAAAACCGAAGATTCGGATGTTTTTTCCGAGGATGTATTTTCTGAAGAGGATCCGGACGCCATCTTTGGCCTCGATGATGATGACGACGAAGATGATTCAAATGATCTGGCAGAACTTGATCTGAGTGATATCGAAGACAGTGTAGATGATTTTGATGAGCCTGACCTGGTTAAGGAAGCTGGTACAGCCAGAAGCAATCAGGAGATGCTTGCACAGTATCTTGATGATTTCTCAAAGAGCAAAATCATGATGGCGCTCAATATTGAAAATGGGAATACCATTTTTCAGATCATCAGGAATGCGAATTACAACGACCTGAAGAAGAAAGATATAGAACAGAATGTTCAGGAAAAGCTTCAGGCAATTTATGGCAGCACACCGCAGTCTGATTACTATGATTATTTAATAAGAAATGACGGAACCCTCGTTATAGCTTCCATCGATGAGGAGTCACACGCACTGCAGCTGGTGAACCAGACAAAGGAGATGTTCGACAGGAATTACTACATCACGGATGTAATTCCTGATGAGTCTGCCATGCTGGGCCTCTACAGAAACCACTACGAAGACAATCAGGAACAGATTACGGGATTGATTCAGTTTGGCCCTAAAAAATGCAGAATGATCTTCACTCAGGGCCACGAGGTGCTGCAGGTATCTCCGGTAATTAATGAGGGAACAGAATCAAAGAATTTTCTGAATACGATTTTTTCCAAAATTCTATTCCAGCTCGATACAGGCGACATACCGGGTGTCGATCGCCTGCTTATTTTCAATAATACGGTTGGAGAAAAAGCAACCGACTTTTTCAGGCAAAACTTCCCCGACCTGATCTGTGAGGAGTTTAAGTTCGATCCGGATAAAATGTTGATCGGTGAATCCATGAAGGAGACCGTATCAGCTTTTTCGACGGCTATCGGTATTGCCTCACTTTCTGCGAACGGTGGCCGTGACAAATATCCTCCGCTTTCGTTTCTGCCCAAGTATGTCTCAGAACACCAAAAGGTATTCCAGCTTCAATGGCATGGAATAGCACTGCTGATATTGATCGGTGTAAGTCCGATAATTTTAAATCATTTCTACCAGCAAAATCAGTCTCAGATAGAGCAGTTGCAAACGGATAATACCCGAATACAGAGTTCTATAGAAGAGCTGGCACCCTTTGTGGAAGAGTCTGAGATGTTGTCTGCCCAGATAGCTGATTTATCCGGACAACTTACCTTGTTAACTGAACTCAGCCGTGACAATATACGGTGGACGGTTACCCTGGACCGGTTTAATCAGGCCGTAGAGCAAGTCGGCGGAATGTGGATCAATTCAGTTCGTCAAAATGACGATGTACTGATGGTGGATGGATACTCTCTTACACGGGAACGAATACCTATGCTTGCAAACCAGTTCCCGGAAGTGACATTGCTTTCTGTACGAAGAGAACAAATACGGGAACGTGAAGTTTTCTATTTCAACATGATGATTCGCAGCGTGATTGCTGATGAATCGGAGTTCACTCCCGAAAGTGCACGCCAAATTGACGAGATGCTAAATTTAGGGGAATAA
- a CDS encoding type IV pilus twitching motility protein PilT, translated as MNTSTISLKPIHDICGRLVSEIPSSLKGFEYHREIGRRVEALPETERTLLRETLNSFLLHMEKIEASDIDLGGHGCMGKIWYRVFGKKSPLQTEVDIPVKETDVLLHNAITAGQREQLLDIRNLDFSYSINREGDPLRRYRANMYFDLETLALNMRKIDTEIRPFKSLGVHPEIAKALSLKYYKYGLTLITGITGSGKSSTLDTIIDANNRTVDSHIVIIASPVELVHESVRSVVRHREVGRDVMSFKAGAIQSLRQDPDIIVIGELRDPETIMTTLEITDSGHKTFGTLHTSSAMESIERILGEVETEEQDRVRNRLADVLTCVISQKLVSSLDGKRVLAKEVLLVTPSVRAAIRNNNVNEIYQMLAEGSEMGMNTMEQDLKRLHDSGKISKDEAYNNANNKKRIQQLFEELD; from the coding sequence ATGAATACATCTACAATCTCGCTAAAACCTATACATGATATCTGCGGAAGGCTGGTATCAGAGATTCCTTCCTCTTTAAAGGGGTTTGAATATCACCGTGAAATCGGCAGACGAGTGGAAGCACTTCCCGAAACGGAACGAACTCTTCTGAGAGAAACTCTGAACAGTTTTCTTCTGCATATGGAAAAAATTGAAGCCTCCGATATTGATTTGGGAGGCCATGGTTGTATGGGGAAAATCTGGTACAGGGTTTTTGGTAAAAAGTCTCCCCTGCAAACCGAAGTGGATATTCCTGTTAAGGAAACAGACGTTCTGCTTCATAACGCGATTACAGCAGGCCAGCGCGAACAGTTGCTTGATATACGGAATCTGGATTTTTCCTACTCCATCAACAGGGAAGGAGATCCACTTCGCCGCTATCGGGCCAACATGTATTTCGACCTGGAAACCCTGGCACTGAACATGCGGAAAATTGACACTGAGATCAGGCCGTTTAAATCTCTTGGAGTTCACCCTGAAATCGCAAAAGCTTTAAGCCTTAAGTATTATAAATACGGTCTTACACTCATAACGGGTATTACCGGATCGGGTAAATCAAGTACGCTTGACACAATTATTGATGCTAACAACCGAACGGTCGATTCACACATTGTGATCATTGCTTCTCCGGTTGAATTGGTACATGAATCTGTTCGCTCGGTAGTTCGTCACAGGGAAGTGGGACGTGACGTGATGTCATTTAAAGCGGGTGCTATTCAATCACTGCGTCAGGATCCCGATATCATCGTGATTGGTGAGCTTCGTGATCCCGAAACGATTATGACAACTCTTGAAATCACTGACTCGGGCCACAAGACTTTTGGTACACTTCACACATCTTCCGCTATGGAAAGTATCGAACGTATTCTGGGTGAAGTGGAAACGGAAGAGCAGGACCGTGTAAGGAATCGACTTGCAGATGTTTTAACGTGCGTAATCAGTCAAAAGCTGGTATCCAGCCTCGACGGCAAGCGGGTACTGGCCAAGGAAGTTCTGCTTGTAACACCCTCGGTTCGCGCAGCTATCCGTAACAATAATGTGAATGAAATCTACCAGATGCTTGCAGAAGGAAGTGAGATGGGGATGAATACCATGGAACAGGATTTAAAAAGGCTGCACGATTCCGGAAAAATTTCCAAGGATGAGGCATACAATAATGCCAACAACAAGAAACGCATTCAACAGCTCTTCGAAGAGCTAGACTAA
- a CDS encoding Crp/Fnr family transcriptional regulator, with translation MNDGNPLNMMPAYKRNLLKDPPHLLKNFHYEDVLGFLELGREEKFQKGETVVNENDRVSSAYLIAEGKVGVWRDGIQLAVLEEGSFIGETFLFSKQNRMAKVISENQSVLLSFERYDVLSFFRKKPEKLFNIFTKNIIEIQQKKINNMNSQLLNLKRRLLSGDNW, from the coding sequence ATGAACGACGGAAACCCGCTAAATATGATGCCGGCCTATAAGCGAAACCTTCTCAAGGATCCGCCGCACCTGCTGAAAAATTTTCATTATGAAGATGTTCTTGGCTTCCTGGAACTGGGAAGGGAGGAAAAATTTCAGAAAGGGGAGACGGTTGTGAATGAAAATGATCGTGTTAGCTCAGCATATCTTATCGCTGAAGGAAAAGTAGGTGTATGGCGTGATGGCATACAGCTGGCCGTCCTGGAAGAGGGGAGTTTTATTGGTGAAACCTTTCTTTTCAGCAAGCAAAACAGAATGGCGAAAGTAATCAGTGAAAATCAGAGCGTATTGCTCAGCTTTGAGCGGTATGATGTTCTTAGCTTTTTCAGAAAAAAACCGGAAAAGCTGTTTAATATCTTTACCAAGAATATTATTGAAATACAGCAGAAAAAAATCAATAATATGAACAGCCAGCTCCTCAATTTGAAAAGAAGACTGCTCAGCGGCGATAACTGGTAA
- a CDS encoding GspE/PulE family protein, with protein sequence MGKINTRQHIGDLLLSRGVISGDQLSMALKILSEEPSHSNRRLGQILYQDLGIDRHKVMSQIADIYAFEEIFEEDSELPDEKISEIKGYIDDMPQDVVDELANQKAIPVRKSMTTLTIASADPSDPKLSNTISKLNFKHFDLRYCRFELIDFILSRVYEQKNEFLDLLEEIDYEQTDIPSAEEEDVNEDEIDAEINQSMLNSLVEGMLVEGVRQGVSDIHIIPSGPTTTDIRFRIDGKLQLWYQQKNVKPEAIAAVVKDKTRNVDRFERDSSQDGFIQRLVDNHNIRYRVSIMPMVGAQFDRKFESVVIRILDDRKVITDLNVLGLQKKAKSDFVKAIEQPSGIVIITGPTGSGKSTTLVAALYYVLDPSKNVLTVEEPVEYLINGARQLKISPNMTFDMAIRGILRHDPDIVLVGEMRDLKTAEIAIKMANTGHLTFSTLHTNDAPSAVSRLFKMGVEPFLIANAVNLVMAQRLLRRLCNNCKEAFDPHPETLKGIGFSDEEIATETFYKAVGCDKCNGIGFKGRAAIHEALYFSKDIKRAILESGGDIDEDQIKNLAIANGMLTLRASGRERVKEGITTIEEVIAITLDD encoded by the coding sequence ATGGGAAAAATTAATACACGGCAACATATTGGCGACCTTCTGCTGAGCAGGGGAGTGATTTCAGGCGATCAGCTTTCGATGGCGCTTAAAATACTTTCAGAGGAGCCTTCGCACTCAAACCGAAGGCTGGGTCAAATACTATACCAGGACCTGGGCATCGATCGCCATAAGGTGATGAGTCAGATTGCTGACATCTATGCATTTGAAGAGATCTTTGAGGAGGATTCGGAGCTTCCTGATGAAAAAATATCCGAAATCAAAGGGTATATAGACGATATGCCCCAGGATGTAGTTGACGAGCTGGCAAATCAGAAAGCCATTCCGGTTCGTAAATCGATGACTACCCTGACAATCGCTTCTGCAGATCCTTCAGACCCGAAGCTCTCCAATACAATATCAAAACTCAATTTCAAGCATTTTGATCTCCGATACTGCCGGTTTGAGCTGATCGACTTTATTCTCTCCAGGGTTTATGAACAAAAAAATGAATTTCTGGACCTCCTGGAAGAAATTGACTATGAGCAGACCGACATCCCGAGCGCAGAGGAGGAAGATGTCAATGAAGATGAGATTGATGCCGAAATCAATCAGAGCATGCTCAACTCCCTGGTTGAGGGGATGCTTGTAGAAGGTGTACGTCAGGGCGTCAGTGATATTCACATTATTCCAAGCGGTCCAACCACAACTGATATTCGGTTCAGAATAGACGGGAAACTACAGTTATGGTACCAGCAAAAAAACGTTAAGCCAGAAGCTATCGCAGCCGTTGTAAAAGACAAAACCCGGAATGTAGACAGGTTTGAGCGCGACAGCTCTCAGGATGGTTTTATTCAGAGGCTTGTTGATAATCACAACATCCGTTACAGGGTGTCGATCATGCCGATGGTAGGTGCCCAGTTCGACAGAAAATTTGAGTCGGTTGTTATTCGGATACTGGATGATCGTAAAGTGATCACAGATCTGAATGTGCTTGGTCTTCAGAAAAAAGCAAAATCCGATTTTGTAAAAGCAATTGAACAGCCATCCGGGATTGTCATCATTACAGGACCTACCGGCAGCGGTAAATCTACCACGCTTGTTGCGGCTCTTTACTATGTACTCGATCCGTCAAAGAATGTTTTAACCGTTGAGGAACCGGTCGAATATCTGATTAACGGGGCTCGTCAGTTGAAGATCAGCCCCAATATGACATTTGATATGGCCATTCGGGGTATCCTTCGTCATGACCCCGATATTGTGCTTGTAGGTGAGATGCGTGATTTAAAAACAGCCGAGATTGCCATTAAAATGGCGAATACGGGTCACCTTACGTTTTCCACGCTTCACACCAATGATGCGCCGAGTGCCGTCTCCCGTCTTTTTAAAATGGGTGTCGAACCCTTTTTGATTGCCAATGCGGTGAACCTGGTTATGGCTCAGCGCCTGCTTCGACGATTATGCAACAATTGTAAGGAAGCTTTTGACCCCCATCCTGAAACACTGAAGGGAATTGGATTTTCCGATGAAGAAATTGCTACTGAAACGTTCTATAAGGCAGTGGGCTGTGATAAATGCAACGGTATTGGTTTTAAAGGTCGCGCTGCCATACATGAAGCTCTCTACTTCAGCAAAGATATCAAACGGGCTATTCTTGAATCGGGTGGTGATATTGATGAAGATCAGATTAAAAACCTCGCAATAGCCAACGGTATGCTTACGCTGAGAGCATCGGGCAGAGAGCGTGTAAAAGAAGGAATCACCACCATAGAAGAAGTAATTGCAATCACCCTGGATGACTAA
- a CDS encoding type II secretion system F family protein, whose protein sequence is MAQFRLKAVSPGGKMIQTEFEAVNKKEAQSKIKKLESKNGIRVKSLDKKELYIYKVQRPGKSKQTGEQEAYSKEELERALVKLGYKVISVNKKLFDFKGGVPTQDIVTFVSLSADLLKQQLPYDEILTLLYEDTQNKRMKEVIKEIQKDLKDGKEGHEVYGKHEDVFGKFAAYMLSVASTSGNMALVFESTAKFLERDAEFKKNLRRSLLMPAVTVLAVIATVLFYVGYIFPATAELFLEFDIQLPPMTAKTLEISYWLADNWITLTLSFVIPIALFTWYVKTPKGKLMLDKYIIHIPVIGDLLHKTSIEIFARVFFTLYSGSGQNIEVIKVASEACRNSYMEKQIKEVAIKRMLKEGSGLVESMEETGVFTTTAISRFRLGAESGALRENAKQLAEYYEIQTTYKMESVIDMINLFINLFIMVALIAITVVSSEAALIQPNS, encoded by the coding sequence ATGGCCCAGTTTCGATTAAAAGCAGTATCTCCAGGCGGAAAAATGATCCAGACCGAATTTGAGGCGGTCAATAAAAAAGAAGCGCAGAGCAAGATCAAAAAGCTGGAGAGTAAAAACGGGATCCGTGTTAAGTCGCTAGACAAGAAAGAACTCTACATCTACAAGGTTCAGCGGCCTGGTAAATCGAAACAGACCGGTGAACAGGAAGCTTACAGTAAAGAAGAGCTGGAACGCGCACTTGTTAAGCTGGGCTACAAGGTTATAAGCGTTAATAAGAAGCTGTTTGATTTTAAAGGCGGTGTTCCTACCCAGGACATTGTGACTTTTGTAAGTTTGTCAGCCGACCTTCTCAAGCAACAGCTTCCATATGATGAAATCCTGACACTTCTTTATGAGGATACGCAAAACAAGCGTATGAAAGAGGTGATTAAGGAGATTCAGAAAGATCTGAAAGACGGTAAAGAAGGGCATGAGGTATACGGCAAACACGAGGATGTATTTGGTAAATTTGCTGCTTACATGCTTAGTGTGGCGTCCACATCGGGTAATATGGCGCTCGTATTTGAAAGTACGGCTAAATTTCTGGAGCGGGATGCAGAGTTCAAGAAAAACCTTCGCCGTTCACTTCTGATGCCGGCCGTTACGGTGCTTGCCGTAATTGCAACCGTACTTTTCTATGTAGGATACATATTTCCGGCTACTGCAGAACTTTTCCTGGAATTTGATATCCAGCTGCCACCGATGACGGCCAAAACCCTTGAAATAAGCTATTGGCTGGCCGACAACTGGATTACGCTTACACTATCCTTTGTGATACCCATAGCCCTGTTTACGTGGTACGTTAAAACACCCAAGGGCAAGTTGATGCTGGATAAATATATCATCCACATACCAGTGATTGGGGATCTGCTTCACAAAACGAGTATTGAAATTTTTGCACGTGTATTTTTTACACTCTACAGCGGATCCGGTCAAAATATTGAAGTAATTAAAGTTGCCTCCGAAGCATGCCGAAACTCCTACATGGAGAAACAAATAAAAGAAGTGGCAATCAAGAGAATGCTTAAAGAGGGTTCCGGTCTTGTGGAATCGATGGAAGAGACAGGTGTATTTACCACCACGGCTATCAGCCGTTTCCGGCTTGGTGCCGAATCGGGTGCATTGCGGGAAAATGCCAAGCAGCTGGCAGAATATTATGAAATACAGACAACCTATAAGATGGAGTCGGTAATCGACATGATCAATCTCTTTATTAACCTTTTTATTATGGTTGCCCTGATTGCCATTACGGTTGTTTCTTCTGAAGCGGCACTGATACAGCCCAATTCGTAA